One genomic segment of Bradyrhizobium diazoefficiens includes these proteins:
- the recJ gene encoding single-stranded-DNA-specific exonuclease RecJ: MTPPAIALPVEMPQAFLGVARSLTDKLWRDRLDARGAAKALAIVQQHQLPELLARVLAGRGVDIDAVADFLDPTIRKLMPDPFTVTEMEAAAKRIADAAVKGETVAIFGDYDVDGATSAALLAWHLRHCGLDPLIHIPDRIFEGYGPNTEAVRALAAKGATLLVTVDCGTTSIEPLAEAKRLGMSVVVIDHHQAGDVLPEVDALVNPNRLDDLSGLGHLAAVGLVLVTLVAVNRELRQRGCWNAEMPEPDLLGMLHHVALGTVADVAPLIGLNRAFVAKGLIAMRRRDHVGHTALMDVARLNGPPEAWHLGFMLGPRVNAGGRIGRADLGVRLLLEGDSVEAARIAAELDRLNSERRVIEQAAEAQAEAEALASIGLEDKLGVIVTASEGWHPGVVGLVASRLKEKFSRPAFAIALEPGGIGTGSGRSIAGVDLGKAVRQAVTDGILLKGGGHAMAAGVTLRKERLAEFRAYLESTLARDVAEARHVNELDIDGAVSARAVTAELATTLNRAGPFGSGNPEPVLALPAHQLVFADEVGQAHLRLRFKSGDGAIVNGIAFRSVGQKLGNALLANRGQQLHVAGSLSVDRYQGAERVQFRVLDVALPDQGPSVIR, encoded by the coding sequence ATGACGCCACCCGCCATCGCCTTGCCCGTCGAGATGCCCCAGGCCTTTCTGGGCGTCGCACGCTCGCTCACCGACAAGCTATGGCGCGACCGGCTGGACGCGCGCGGCGCGGCCAAGGCACTTGCCATCGTGCAGCAGCACCAATTGCCGGAACTGCTGGCCCGGGTGCTGGCGGGCCGCGGCGTCGATATCGACGCGGTCGCCGACTTCCTCGATCCGACCATCCGAAAACTCATGCCGGACCCGTTCACGGTGACGGAGATGGAGGCCGCCGCCAAGCGCATTGCCGATGCTGCGGTGAAGGGCGAGACGGTCGCGATCTTCGGCGACTACGACGTCGACGGCGCGACGTCCGCGGCGCTGCTGGCCTGGCACCTGCGCCATTGCGGGCTGGATCCGTTGATCCACATTCCCGACCGCATCTTCGAGGGCTACGGCCCGAACACGGAGGCGGTGCGGGCGCTGGCCGCGAAGGGCGCGACGCTGCTCGTCACCGTCGATTGCGGCACCACCAGCATCGAGCCGCTCGCCGAAGCCAAGCGCCTCGGCATGTCCGTGGTCGTGATCGACCATCATCAGGCCGGCGACGTGCTCCCTGAGGTTGACGCCTTGGTCAATCCGAACCGGCTCGACGATCTCTCCGGCCTTGGCCATCTCGCCGCCGTCGGCCTCGTGCTGGTGACGCTGGTTGCGGTCAACCGCGAGCTGCGACAGCGCGGCTGCTGGAACGCGGAGATGCCCGAGCCCGATCTCTTGGGCATGCTGCATCACGTTGCGCTCGGCACGGTCGCCGATGTGGCGCCGCTGATCGGCCTCAACCGCGCCTTCGTCGCCAAGGGGCTGATCGCGATGCGACGGCGCGACCATGTCGGCCACACCGCGCTGATGGACGTGGCGCGGCTGAACGGGCCGCCGGAAGCCTGGCATCTCGGCTTCATGCTGGGGCCGCGCGTCAATGCCGGCGGCCGCATCGGCCGTGCCGATCTCGGCGTGCGGCTGCTGCTGGAAGGGGACAGCGTCGAGGCGGCGCGGATCGCCGCCGAGCTCGATCGCCTCAACAGCGAGCGCCGCGTCATCGAACAGGCCGCGGAAGCGCAGGCCGAAGCCGAGGCGCTGGCCTCGATCGGGCTGGAGGACAAGCTCGGCGTCATCGTCACCGCGTCCGAAGGCTGGCATCCCGGCGTGGTCGGCCTGGTCGCCTCGCGCCTCAAGGAGAAGTTCTCGCGGCCTGCTTTTGCCATTGCGCTCGAGCCAGGCGGCATCGGCACCGGCTCGGGCCGTTCGATCGCCGGCGTCGATCTCGGCAAGGCGGTGCGGCAGGCCGTCACAGATGGCATCTTGCTGAAAGGTGGCGGCCACGCGATGGCCGCGGGCGTCACATTGCGGAAGGAGAGGCTTGCCGAATTCCGCGCCTATCTCGAGAGCACGCTGGCGCGCGATGTCGCCGAGGCGCGCCACGTCAACGAGCTCGATATCGACGGCGCGGTCTCCGCGCGCGCGGTAACGGCCGAACTGGCGACCACGCTGAACCGGGCGGGGCCGTTCGGCAGCGGCAATCCGGAGCCGGTGCTGGCGCTGCCGGCCCATCAGCTCGTCTTTGCGGACGAGGTCGGGCAGGCGCATTTGCGCTTGCGTTTCAAGTCGGGCGATGGCGCCATCGTCAATGGCATCGCGTTCCGCTCGGTCGGCCAGAAGCTCGGCAATGCGCTGCTTGCCAACCGTGGCCAGCAATTGCATGTCGCAGGCTCACTGTCGGTCGACCGCTACCAGGGCGCCGAGCGGGTGCAATTCCGCGTCCTAGATGTCGCGCTACCGGATCAGGGGCCATCCGTGATTAGATGA
- a CDS encoding methyl-accepting chemotaxis protein codes for MSAALGLKAKPVSNEPADDDSDISALINRLTAEVNQIAVDKTKSIQQITNQMKMLALNALIESSRAGAQGAGFAVVAQEVRGVGQQVETIARELETQLTKRTGDLLASIDRMSQRSRGERMVDLSLNAVELIDRNLYERTCDVRWWATDSAVVDCAASPAPAAVTHASQRLRVILGAYTVYLDLWLCDLDGNVIANGRADRFHVVGQNVAHTRWFREARTLRSGDDYVPGDVETQPLLGNAEVATYCASVRAGGEANGAPIGVLAIHFDWEPQARAIVQGVRVGDGDKARVLLVDSNLRVIAASDGQGILSERISLSLNGQRSGFYHDRSGALVAFHATPGYETYRGLGWYGVIVCGA; via the coding sequence ATGTCTGCTGCGCTGGGTCTCAAAGCCAAGCCCGTTTCCAACGAGCCCGCTGACGACGATTCCGACATCTCCGCGCTGATCAACCGGCTGACCGCGGAGGTCAACCAGATCGCGGTCGACAAGACCAAGTCGATCCAGCAGATCACCAACCAGATGAAGATGCTGGCGCTGAACGCGCTGATCGAAAGCTCGCGCGCCGGCGCGCAAGGCGCGGGCTTCGCGGTGGTGGCGCAGGAGGTGCGCGGCGTCGGCCAGCAGGTCGAGACCATCGCGCGCGAGCTCGAGACGCAGCTGACCAAGCGCACCGGCGATCTCCTCGCCTCGATCGACCGCATGAGCCAGCGCTCGCGCGGCGAGCGCATGGTCGATCTGTCGCTCAACGCGGTCGAGCTGATCGACCGCAACCTCTATGAGCGCACCTGTGACGTGCGCTGGTGGGCCACGGATTCCGCCGTGGTCGATTGCGCGGCCTCGCCTGCTCCGGCGGCGGTCACCCATGCCTCGCAGCGCCTCCGCGTCATCCTCGGCGCCTATACCGTCTACCTCGACCTCTGGCTCTGCGACCTCGACGGCAACGTCATCGCCAACGGCCGCGCGGATCGTTTTCATGTGGTCGGCCAGAACGTCGCCCACACCAGATGGTTTCGTGAGGCGCGCACCCTTCGCTCCGGCGACGACTACGTCCCCGGCGACGTCGAGACTCAGCCGCTGCTCGGCAACGCTGAGGTCGCGACCTACTGCGCCAGCGTTCGCGCCGGCGGAGAGGCCAATGGCGCACCGATCGGCGTGCTCGCCATCCATTTCGACTGGGAGCCGCAAGCGCGTGCGATCGTGCAAGGCGTCCGGGTCGGGGACGGCGACAAGGCCCGCGTGCTGCTGGTCGACTCGAACCTTCGGGTGATCGCCGCCTCCGACGGTCAGGGCATTCTCAGCGAGCGCATCTCGCTCTCGCTGAACGGCCAGCGCTCCGGCTTCTATCACGACCGCAGCGGCGCGCTGGTCGCTTTCCACGCCACGCCGGGTTACGAGACCTATCGCGGCCTTGGCTGGTACGGCGTGATCGTCTGCGGGGCGTAA
- a CDS encoding L,D-transpeptidase family protein, with the protein MSLKVGQICIVLIFALAASRTFAAELTADAINSAQPSKKTLSNEKPTPAGVRLQVLLDRAHFSPGEIDGKFGENAKKALRAYAEARQLPGSDDLTPEVRSALQADDRPVTATYTITGQDVAGPFLRKLPSKMEDMKGIPKLGFTSPREGLAEKFHMSEQLLAALNPGRHLDRAGETIVVVDTSSGSGAAPAKADRVEVDKVRQTVKLFDKSNALVGFYPATVGSEEKPSPSGTLKVTEVSRNPFYRYNPNYHFKGVHARKPFIIKPGPNNPVGTVWINLSAEGYGIHGTPWPGKISKAESHGCVRLTNWDAERVAASVAKGTPVAFVEGAS; encoded by the coding sequence ATGTCGCTGAAAGTCGGGCAGATTTGCATCGTTCTTATCTTCGCCCTCGCGGCATCGCGAACGTTCGCTGCCGAGCTGACGGCGGACGCTATTAATTCCGCCCAGCCGTCAAAAAAGACGCTCTCGAACGAGAAGCCTACCCCGGCGGGCGTACGCCTGCAGGTCCTTCTGGACCGCGCGCACTTCTCGCCTGGCGAGATCGACGGCAAGTTCGGCGAGAACGCGAAGAAGGCGCTGCGGGCCTATGCGGAAGCGCGGCAATTGCCTGGCTCGGATGATCTGACGCCAGAGGTCCGGAGCGCGCTACAGGCGGACGACCGACCCGTGACGGCGACCTACACCATCACTGGACAGGACGTGGCCGGTCCCTTCCTGCGGAAGCTGCCGTCGAAAATGGAGGACATGAAGGGCATCCCGAAGCTCGGTTTCACCAGTCCGCGCGAAGGACTGGCCGAGAAATTTCACATGAGCGAGCAGCTCTTGGCAGCGCTCAATCCCGGGCGCCATTTGGATCGAGCCGGCGAAACCATCGTCGTGGTGGACACCTCGAGTGGAAGCGGCGCTGCACCGGCCAAGGCTGACCGGGTCGAGGTCGACAAGGTCAGGCAAACGGTAAAATTGTTTGACAAGTCGAATGCGCTGGTCGGATTTTATCCGGCGACCGTCGGAAGCGAAGAGAAGCCGTCACCTTCGGGTACGCTGAAGGTCACCGAGGTCAGCCGCAATCCGTTCTATCGCTACAATCCCAATTATCATTTCAAGGGCGTGCATGCCCGCAAGCCGTTCATCATCAAGCCAGGTCCGAACAATCCGGTCGGCACGGTGTGGATCAACCTGTCCGCCGAAGGCTACGGTATTCACGGCACGCCCTGGCCGGGGAAGATCTCCAAGGCGGAATCGCACGGCTGCGTGCGCCTCACCAATTGGGACGCCGAGCGGGTCGCAGCGAGTGTCGCGAAAGGCACGCCGGTCGCGTTCGTGGAGGGCGCCAGTTGA
- a CDS encoding SDR family NAD(P)-dependent oxidoreductase, with the protein MAGQVEGKVALVTGGASGIGEAIVELFAREGATVVITDIDELRGAELEKRITKAGGKAIFLEQDVTSEERWIEIVAEVAKRYGRLDIMVSNAGIGIAVPSIVDMTLGDWRKQNAINLDGVFLSVKHCLPLMRKTGGGSIVMMSSLAGLRGAPGLSAYSATKGGVRLFAKSIAMECAAAGDGIRVNSVHPGIIDTPIWGKIPTGATGNQGNAPIDPEERARVATPLARAGQAAEIASGVLYLASDASRYVTGSELVIDGGMNAGAVPRRA; encoded by the coding sequence ATGGCAGGGCAGGTTGAGGGCAAGGTCGCGCTGGTGACGGGCGGCGCGTCAGGCATTGGTGAGGCAATCGTCGAGCTGTTCGCGCGCGAGGGCGCCACCGTTGTCATTACCGACATCGACGAGCTCAGAGGCGCAGAGCTTGAAAAGCGTATCACCAAGGCCGGCGGCAAGGCGATCTTCCTGGAGCAGGACGTCACCAGTGAGGAGCGCTGGATCGAGATCGTCGCCGAGGTCGCAAAGCGCTACGGCCGGCTCGATATCATGGTTTCGAATGCCGGGATCGGCATTGCCGTGCCCTCGATTGTCGACATGACACTCGGCGACTGGCGCAAGCAGAACGCGATCAATCTCGATGGCGTGTTTCTCTCGGTCAAGCACTGCCTGCCCTTGATGCGCAAGACCGGCGGCGGCTCGATCGTCATGATGTCCTCGCTCGCGGGTCTGCGCGGCGCGCCCGGCCTTTCGGCCTATTCGGCGACCAAGGGCGGCGTCCGGCTGTTCGCCAAATCGATCGCGATGGAGTGCGCGGCGGCTGGTGACGGCATCCGCGTCAACTCCGTGCACCCCGGCATCATCGATACGCCGATCTGGGGCAAGATCCCGACCGGTGCGACCGGCAACCAAGGCAATGCGCCGATCGATCCGGAGGAGCGTGCCAGAGTCGCAACCCCGCTTGCCCGCGCCGGCCAGGCCGCAGAGATTGCCAGCGGCGTGCTGTATCTGGCCTCCGACGCCTCGCGCTATGTCACGGGGAGCGAGCTCGTGATCGACGGCGGCATGAACGCAGGCGCGGTGCCGCGGCGGGCCTGA
- a CDS encoding lytic murein transglycosylase translates to MKHVDSSPPHTRRALLKSAFGAAALLASPAHVLAAPPGFDEWRESFRARAMAKGISAATWQRAMGRVEPDMSVFRQMRNQPEFHEQVWQYINRRVSDWRIINGKIALKNNEALFARIEHDFGVERGTLLALWGVESAYGDPLVQQNHMTPVFPSLAALAWNEPRRKAYWEAELTNALRIVDKGWSTPEEMRGSWAGAMGHSQWMPEVWLNVGIDYDGDGKVSPFGKPDDALGSTAKYLVNRGKWHRGEHWGYEVRPAAEMSGSRTYAAWQAAGVTRADGQPFPQPNASAQIWTPVAGGPTFLLGPNFYSVKSYNPSMNYALAICHLGDRCLGAPPFIQPFPGSERALTLAEVQEMQTRLTKAGFDTGGTDGRVGNDTMKAIKDFQQKVGITPADGYGGLKVLAKLRQGP, encoded by the coding sequence GACGAATGGCGCGAGAGCTTTCGCGCACGCGCGATGGCTAAGGGTATCTCGGCCGCAACCTGGCAGCGCGCGATGGGACGGGTCGAACCCGACATGAGCGTGTTCAGGCAGATGCGCAACCAGCCCGAATTCCACGAGCAGGTCTGGCAATACATCAACCGCCGGGTCTCGGACTGGCGCATCATCAACGGCAAGATCGCGCTGAAGAACAACGAGGCACTGTTCGCACGCATCGAGCACGACTTCGGCGTCGAGCGCGGCACGCTGCTGGCGCTGTGGGGCGTCGAGTCGGCCTATGGCGATCCCCTGGTGCAGCAGAACCACATGACGCCGGTGTTTCCCTCCCTCGCGGCGCTCGCCTGGAACGAGCCGCGCCGCAAGGCCTATTGGGAGGCCGAACTGACCAACGCGCTGCGCATCGTCGACAAGGGCTGGAGCACGCCGGAGGAGATGCGCGGCTCCTGGGCCGGCGCGATGGGGCATTCGCAATGGATGCCGGAGGTCTGGCTCAATGTCGGCATCGACTATGACGGCGATGGCAAGGTCTCGCCGTTCGGCAAGCCCGACGACGCGCTGGGCTCGACTGCAAAATATCTCGTCAACCGCGGCAAATGGCACCGCGGCGAGCATTGGGGCTACGAGGTGCGCCCAGCGGCCGAGATGAGCGGCAGCCGCACCTACGCGGCATGGCAGGCGGCCGGCGTCACCCGTGCTGATGGTCAGCCGTTCCCGCAGCCGAATGCATCTGCGCAGATCTGGACACCGGTCGCGGGCGGACCGACGTTCCTGCTCGGCCCTAACTTCTACTCGGTGAAGAGCTACAATCCCTCCATGAATTACGCGCTCGCGATCTGCCATCTCGGCGACCGGTGTCTCGGCGCGCCGCCCTTCATCCAGCCCTTCCCCGGCTCCGAGCGCGCGCTGACGCTCGCCGAGGTGCAGGAGATGCAGACGCGACTGACCAAGGCCGGGTTCGACACCGGCGGCACCGACGGCCGCGTCGGCAACGACACCATGAAGGCGATCAAGGATTTTCAGCAGAAGGTCGGGATCACGCCGGCGGATGGCTATGGCGGGCTGAAGGTGCTGGCGAAGCTGCGGCAGGGGCCTTAA
- the rpoH gene encoding RNA polymerase sigma factor RpoH has product MSGVSTFPALRSEAGLSRYLKQIHGFPLLTADEEAMYARRLRDCGDREAAFRLVTSHLRLAAKIALTYRRYGLPIVDLISEANVGLMLAVKRFDPEKGSRLATYATWWIRASVQEFILRSWSLVKVGTTAAQKKLFFNLRKLKSRLGAQDETELTPSQVQYVCDHLQVQPTEVINMNSRLRGDLSLSAPPNGNAEGDDWQDRLADPAPDPETLLSEAEDRERKADAVAKALGTLSDRERTIIERRFLTEQPSTLDELAGLFRISRERIRQIEQRALQRIKARMCAQLADLSPALAGSP; this is encoded by the coding sequence ATGTCAGGCGTTTCAACGTTCCCGGCGCTTCGATCCGAAGCAGGCTTGTCCCGCTACCTGAAGCAGATCCATGGGTTCCCGCTGCTGACAGCCGACGAGGAGGCGATGTATGCGCGGCGTCTGCGCGATTGCGGCGATCGCGAAGCGGCCTTTCGTCTGGTCACCAGCCATCTGCGGCTCGCCGCCAAGATCGCGCTGACCTACCGGCGATATGGTCTGCCGATCGTAGACCTGATCTCGGAGGCCAATGTCGGCCTGATGCTGGCCGTCAAGCGGTTTGATCCCGAAAAGGGCTCCCGCCTCGCAACCTACGCGACCTGGTGGATCAGGGCCTCCGTGCAGGAATTCATCCTGCGTTCGTGGTCTCTGGTGAAGGTCGGAACGACGGCGGCGCAAAAGAAGTTGTTCTTCAATCTGCGCAAGCTGAAGAGCCGCCTCGGCGCTCAGGACGAAACCGAGCTGACGCCGTCGCAGGTTCAATACGTCTGCGATCACCTCCAGGTGCAGCCGACCGAGGTGATCAACATGAACAGCAGATTGCGCGGCGACCTCTCGCTCAGCGCGCCGCCTAATGGCAATGCGGAAGGCGATGACTGGCAGGATCGGCTGGCCGATCCTGCCCCCGATCCCGAAACTCTGCTCTCCGAAGCAGAGGATCGCGAACGAAAAGCCGATGCCGTTGCGAAGGCGCTCGGCACCCTATCTGATCGTGAGCGCACCATCATCGAGAGGCGCTTCCTGACAGAGCAGCCGAGTACGCTCGATGAGCTGGCGGGCCTGTTCCGCATTTCTCGCGAGCGCATCCGGCAAATCGAGCAAAGGGCGTTGCAGCGCATCAAGGCAAGAATGTGCGCGCAACTGGCCGACCTGTCGCCTGCACTTGCGGGCTCGCCTTGA